The following nucleotide sequence is from Juglans microcarpa x Juglans regia isolate MS1-56 chromosome 6D, Jm3101_v1.0, whole genome shotgun sequence.
CAAATGGTTTTTGCATTAAGAGTATAATAAATGCACCCAAGAACTAGTAATAAATTAAGGAAACAATTGGAGAAAGAGTTACACGAGGTGGTAAAGATATCTGATCCGTTcttatttcattaaatgaaatGTGAATTTAACCAACCTGGGTCAGCAGATTGTCATCGGTTGGGAGCTTCAGATCATCCTTGGTGTTCCCATTTTCAGTCAGCAAACTCACCTAAAGACAGTTTAAATTATTAAGAAACAGAAATTCAGAGGGAAAACACCCGTGTTGAGTGAAGGAGTAATGAAATGTGTGTAGAAAATTGAGCATACAAATCCATCCTCAGAGATATCAATCAGCTGGTAGTCAGTACGATTGACATGAGGAACCTGCACAAAACAGACAAACACTTGTTTTTAAACACCGAGAACTTACCATGTAACAATTGGAAAAATGCAATCAAATTGAGAGAACAATAATGCAAACAAAATTACTACATACGTCACAGTTATGGGAAGAGGGCACAATATCTTCAAGTTTCTTGCCAGTAAAAATGTCAATTCCTACAAAGTGGCACTTAGCATGACCATGCTTGCCAGTCTTGGAGGTGGAAACTTCTACCACCTGTTACAGGAAACACACAGGATTCATCAGCTCATGAGACCACCATAAGAATTCATCACTCTCGACATACCTATCAAAATCActacttcaaatatatatccaAAATTGTTAACAGGCAGAGCCGGGGTAACCACGAGGTTCCTTGGATTTCAAAATGTGTAGAAATTGAATTGTTGAGGtacttttataaagaaaattatattgcTTCCTGGTTCTGCCCCAGTTAATAGGGATATACTGCTAAAGCATGTTATCCCCTTCCTAAATTCCGCTACTAAACAGACATCAAGCACCTATCTGATTTTACTTTTGAGCTTTTATAGAAGCCCTAatgcaaaagaatatttttatggactacgttgaagaaaaaatattggcatgatggaatgaaagaaagaagttTGTAAAACCACATCAACTCCACCAAGAGACCAAAGGAGTCTATAGCAATATCTAATCTAATCGCATGCAgtataaactttaaaaaacaGTTCATGGAACCGGGAAATTATTGGAagcaaataattacaaaatagcTAGCTCAAAATTATGTTGACCAAACATTTAAGATATTTCCGAGCACCCAAACGGGTCAGATCCAAATTAACCGTGAGAAAATAACATTGTAACTAATCAATTTGAGGCTATGAGATCGAAATATGAACCGAATTATAAATCAGGCAGCACGGAAGGTTGATATCACCATCCAACCAACCAGATCTCAACTATAATTACAGAGCCACATAGAAGCGACAATACATACATGTCCACAATCCAGTCCAGAAATCAAACCTAAAATCAGAAAATTCGCCCAAAaacatctttttctttgttgGGTGAATCAATTTTCATAGGAAGAAGACGTATCATCTATCAAATCCAATATCAAGACCTAAAATATACAGCATATTCTCGACGAATATTTAGAGAGAAATCTAGTTTCCTTCAGAGGAAACAAacaaaggggaagaagaaagaaacctTGCAAGGGCGAGCCTTGATGACGATGTAGCCGTTCTTACGGATGGTACCAGCCTGCTGGGGATAGGTCTTGGAGGCTCCAGCATCGGCCTTGGACTCGAAATGGTGCTCCTCACTGTCAGACATGGATTTTCTTCCTCAAAGCTCTCTCTCAACTCACTGATTCGATTCGAATCAACTCTGACGGACTCGGATACTCAGCAGAATGGCCACGGAGGAGGCGGAGAGGACGAATAAGAGTAGATAtacctacatatatatagagatataGATATACAGGCAATTGTAAATATAGGTCCCAATCCTCAGGGTGTCGCTCGCACGCACACTCTTTCTAGGGTTTCATCGTGGGCCCAAATTAGCTACGAACCGTTGGATTCAGTCATGCGGTGTGGGCCCGGTTGCAATCTTCGGACAATTAGCGTTTACAGGACGCTATGATTTATTACGGGTTTGGGCTCTGGGCCGTGATTGCGTTGCCCACCGAGGGAGGTAGAGATGGCTGAATGAGATATCTGATTGGTCCGTGGTGGTCGATGAGAGTCTCCGTTCAATTATTATGTGCGGAGGGATGTGGGATTGGGATGCATTTGGGGGCAAAATAGTAAACGAGCTACCTCAATATCTAGGGATATGTAAGTCTAGAAACTCATAATGACGGATTAACgactcgtttggttacgcactccatattaaatgagatattttattggaaagtagataaaatattattataacttaattttttaatctaatttatgttttatgatttaaaatttttaaattatttattatatcttgtgtgagagtttgtaaaaattataataattaaattagatgagatagtttaaatttttacacaaaaccAGCCTCAAGATTTTGTGTTATTCTAAGCAATATCAAAGTATttaatgttcattttttttaatacttaatagtttaattatttgttagtcttataatataaatgaaGGGGTGTAATCTTATCCTCTCCAAAAGCATCATATCATTAACTTTATTTGTGGTCTTTTAAATGATATGAGCTCGTGCGTGTGATAAATAGAagtactattaaataattattaggtTTTTTaagaatacaatttttttttattgattggcACCAGATGTTCGAAAACAAAATCTCGACTCCCGACTAATTTTAGAAGTACATAGATTCTCGAGAGGGATTATACTACCAAactaagattttttttcattttagccAACCCCCCAAGGACTCTTGGAATACAAATACATTGTGTATCCTAAAGTGGAACTCAATAAATAACTGGATCTAactttttccaaaatctcaaaccatCATGGACTCAATTTTCCATGTTTGCCAATGCTCACAATACTTGCCATTTTGTGATAATTTTCCCTGATCTTGATTTCAAAACTGGTTAATAAGTAtttgcaaagaaaataaaaggataaaaagtatatttttcagtttttgttttttagttaaGTACTTGGGCAGTTCATCTGCTAATTCACTTAACAGATAGTTATTATGGGCTGCAAAACAAGATCCATTAAGATAAGAGGAAAATAATTAGGTAGCCGGTCAATTTATGCAATCTCACTTTCATCAAAAGGACTGGACCTACAAAGAAAGAAGACTTCCACAAAATGAAAAGATTGCTGAATCAAATGGATATACACAAATCCTCATGTTCCTCTCAACAATACCATCTcctcaaaaaaaggaaaaaaaaaaaaaaaaaccccaagtTAAAAAGAGCCACCACTAAGGTCGTGGAACAAGGGATAagcttctctttttattttattttatttatacagGTAACAATGAATGTACTGATGAAGAGATTCATGCACTAGCACAGCTTACTTCAGTTCAGAGATTTACAGTAACAACCTCAAAATTCTTCTACTTTAATGGCATTGCTAGGCATTTCATAGGCATCTTTGGCCCTTGATTTCTTCACACCAGCTGTGAACAACACTTTGTCAGATTTATAGCTTTCGACCGTTACACTTGTAACCTTGACCCACACCAGAACCTTTGTCTTCATTCCTTCTATTCCAGTGAGCTTTCCCCTTGACAATGTTCCTTTAACACGAGTGGCATACCGAACAACAGATGAATCCTTGAAGGTAACCTCACAGGCAGAGGGAAAATACACTATGAGCTTGGCCTTTAATTGATCAAATTCATAACATGTTATGTTCCGTGGGAATAGCCCAGGTGGAAGGTTGTACTCTCGGAGGAGATCTGGCAAGTCTTTCAATGGCTTACCTGTAAGAAGGTTAAGCTTCATAAAATCCTCACATGCTTGTAATGGAGATGTCTTTAATAAAGAAATGGCATCAAAATGATGCATAAGAGAAATGTGTCTGGAAACTCGGGATCGTAATGGATTCAAGCAACATTCTGGTTGTACC
It contains:
- the LOC121234391 gene encoding eukaryotic translation initiation factor 5A-2 is translated as MSDSEEHHFESKADAGASKTYPQQAGTIRKNGYIVIKARPCKVVEVSTSKTGKHGHAKCHFVGIDIFTGKKLEDIVPSSHNCDVPHVNRTDYQLIDISEDGFVSLLTENGNTKDDLKLPTDDNLLTQIKDGFADGKDLVVSVMSAMGEEQICALKDIGPK
- the LOC121234249 gene encoding uncharacterized protein At5g01610-like, encoding MEKALTKVGSFWISKKAKEEISNISEDLSSFSNTIEEKAKWIFNKLKGKPLKDLPDLLREYNLPPGLFPRNITCYEFDQLKAKLIVYFPSACEVTFKDSSVVRYATRVKGTLSRGKLTGIEGMKTKVLVWVKVTSVTVESYKSDKVLFTAGVKKSRAKDAYEMPSNAIKVEEF